Proteins from a single region of Procambarus clarkii isolate CNS0578487 chromosome 62, FALCON_Pclarkii_2.0, whole genome shotgun sequence:
- the LOC123766370 gene encoding proteoglycan 4-like gives MGATATRKCQMGATATHKCQMGATATHKCQMGATATRKCQMGATATRKCQMGATATRKCQMGATATHKCQMGATATHKCQMGATATQIATVRPPLRVAHLDPCSVAHLDPCSVAHPDPCSVAHLDPRSVAHPDPCSVAHLDPRSVAHPDPCSVAHPDPRSVAHPDPRSVAHLDPRSVAHLDPRSVAHPDPRSVAHLDPRSVAHLDPRSVAHPDPRSVAHLDPRSVAHLDPRSVAHPDPRSVAHLDPRSVAHLDPRSVAHPDPRSVAHLDPRSVAHLDPRSVAHPDPRSVAHLDPRSVAHLDPRSVAHPDPRSVAHLDPRSVAHLDPRSVAHLDPRSVAHLDPRSVAHPDPRSVAHLDPPQRGTPRPPQRGTPRPPQRGTPRPPQRGTPRPPQRGTPRPPQRGTPRPPQRGTPRPPQRGTPRPPQRGTPRPPQRGTPRPPQRGTPRPPQRGTPRPPQRGTPRPPQRGTLPPLMHDTGSSDH, from the exons ATGGGTGCCACAGCAACACGCAAGTGTCAGATGggtgccacagcaacacacaagtgTCAGATGggtgccacagcaacacacaagtgTCAGATGGGTGCCACAGCAACACGCAAGTGTCAGATGGGTGCCACAGCAACACGCAAGTGTCAGATGGGTGCCACAGCAACACGCAAGTGTCAGATGggtgccacagcaacacacaagtgTCAGATGggtgccacagcaacacacaagtgTCAGATgggtgccacagcaacacaaat CGCGACAGTTCGACCCCCCTTAAGAGTGGCACACCTCGACCCCTGCAGCGTGGCACACCTCGACCCCTGCAGCGTGGCACACCCCGACCCCTGCAGCGTGGCACACCTCGACCCCCGCAGCGTGGCACACCCCGACCCCTGCAGCGTGGCACACCTCGACCCCCGCAGCGTGGCACACCCCGACCCCTGCAGCGTGGCACACCCCGACCCCCGCAGCGTGGCACACCCCGACCCCCGCAGCGTGGCACACCTCGACCCCCGCAGCGTGGCACACCTCGACCCCCGCAGCGTGGCACACCCCGACCCCCGCAGCGTGGCACACCTCGACCCCCGCAGCGTGGCACACCTCGACCCCCGCAGCGTGGCACACCCCGACCCCCGCAGCGTGGCACACCTCGACCCCCGCAGCGTGGCACACCTCGACCCCCGCAGCGTGGCACACCCCGACCCCCGCAGCGTGGCACACCTCGACCCCCGCAGCGTGGCACACCTCGACCCCCGCAGCGTGGCACACCCCGACCCCCGCAGCGTGGCACACCTCGACCCCCGCAGCGTGGCACACCTCGACCCCCGCAGCGTGGCACACCCCGACCCCCGCAGCGTGGCACACCTCGACCCCCGCAGCGTGGCACACCTCGACCCCCGCAGCGTGGCACACCCCGACCCCCGCAGCGTGGCACACCTCGACCCCCGCAGCGTGGCACACCTCGACCCCCGCAGCGTGGCACACCTCGACCCCCGCAGCGTGGCACACCTCGACCCCCGCAGCGTGGCACACCCCGACCCCCGCAGCGTGGCACACCTCGACCCCCCGCAGCGTGGCACACCTCGACCCCCGCAGCGTGGCACACCTCGACCCCCGCAGCGTGGCACACCTCGACCCCCGCAGCGTGGCACACCCCGACCCCCGCAGCGTGGCACACCTCGACCCCCGCAGCGTGGCACACCCCGACCCCCGCAGCGTGGCACACCTCGACCCCCGCAGCGTGGCACACCTCGACCCCCGCAGCGTGGCACACCTCGACCCCCGCAGCGTGGCACACCTCGACCCCCGCAGCGTGGCACACCTCGACCCCCGCAGCGTGGCACACCCCGACCCCCGCAGCGTGGCACACCTCGACCCCCGCAGCGTGGCACTCTGCCCCCACTTATGCACGACACAGGTTCTAGTGACCACTGA